The Sphingomicrobium sp. genome has a window encoding:
- a CDS encoding SPFH domain-containing protein, with amino-acid sequence MLTTFLSAVAILVLMYIIMGVTIVRQGYRYTIEHFGRFVRVAEPGFNYVTPFFYRVGRKINMMEQVLDIPGQEIITKDNAMVAVDGVVFFQVLDPAKAAYEVSDLYSAIMALSTTNLRTVMGSMDLDETLSKRDEINARLLAVVDQATESWGVKITRVELKDIRPPADISNAMARQMKAEREKRAAILEAEGLRAAAILQAEGQKQGQILQAEGLKEAAFREAEARERAAEAEAKATTLVSQAISEGNAQAINYFVAQKYVEAVGEFARSPNAKTILFPVEATQLIGTLGGIGELAKEVMSRDDKPARIARNAPSVPKASQ; translated from the coding sequence ATGCTGACCACTTTTTTGAGCGCAGTGGCGATCCTGGTGCTCATGTACATCATCATGGGCGTGACGATCGTTCGCCAGGGCTATCGCTATACGATTGAGCATTTCGGCCGCTTCGTCCGGGTCGCGGAGCCGGGCTTCAACTATGTGACGCCGTTCTTCTACCGCGTCGGCCGCAAGATCAACATGATGGAGCAGGTGCTCGACATCCCCGGGCAGGAGATCATCACCAAGGACAATGCGATGGTGGCGGTCGACGGCGTCGTCTTCTTTCAGGTGCTGGATCCGGCCAAGGCCGCTTATGAGGTCAGCGACCTCTACTCGGCGATCATGGCCCTTTCGACGACCAACCTGCGCACCGTCATGGGCTCGATGGATCTCGACGAGACTTTGTCGAAGCGCGACGAGATCAATGCCCGGCTTCTGGCCGTCGTCGACCAGGCGACCGAGAGCTGGGGCGTGAAGATCACCCGCGTCGAACTGAAGGACATCAGGCCGCCGGCGGACATCTCAAACGCTATGGCTCGGCAGATGAAGGCGGAGCGCGAAAAGCGCGCCGCCATCCTCGAGGCGGAAGGCCTGCGTGCCGCCGCCATCCTCCAGGCGGAGGGTCAAAAGCAGGGTCAGATCCTGCAAGCCGAAGGCCTCAAGGAGGCGGCGTTCCGCGAAGCGGAAGCGCGCGAACGTGCCGCAGAGGCGGAAGCCAAGGCGACGACTCTGGTCTCGCAGGCAATCTCCGAGGGTAACGCGCAGGCGATCAATTATTTCGTCGCACAGAAATATGTCGAAGCGGTTGGAGAGTTCGCTCGCTCGCCGAATGCGAAGACGATCCTGTTCCCGGTCGAAGCGACCCAGCTCATCGGCACGCTCGGCGGCATCGGTGAGCTCGCCAAGGAAGTGATGAGCCGGGACGACAAGCCTGCCCGCATCGCACGGAATGCGCCGTCGGTGCCCAAAGCCTCGCAATGA
- a CDS encoding DUF885 domain-containing protein: MKNLSTLAVLLLATTACTTVAPVAPTSPPPVAAVPAPAPAADPEAEDRRLTAFLDAAFEEQVARSPQALTSLGRKVQYDRLNNYTDEYRQQGLALEQAQLAQLRAQFDPAKLTPAGRLSYRLFEEEVEQDVADFRWRWHGFPASTNGSPAGSIPVFLINQHRVSTVADAEAYVSRLREVERVMGEITANMRRQAAMGMVPSTFNFAPVRKDAEKVIAGAPFTKGADVPVFADFKAKVAKLDVPQAEKDRLVASAREALTGPVRRGYQTFLTTWSDLEVQAKGNRGAWSLPEGDAYYANRLQGSTTTELSADQIHNIGLQQVARLHGEMERIKQQVGFKGTLREFFAHILKERQFKYPNTAAGREQYLADGRRYIAQVMAAAPRWFRRLPKAPLEVRAVETWRQDTAAVAFYNSPSEDGSRPGIYYVNLADMNQVVKPQTEAISYHEGAPGHHFQIALAQELPNLPKFRRFGGYGAYAEGWGLYAEGLGKEMGFYDDPYSEFGMYSTQLWRAVRLVLDTGIHSKRWTREQAIDYFRTNALLSERDATKEVERYFNNPGQATSYMVGQLKILELRDKARRELGPKFDIRDFHAVVLENGSLPLDVLEELVNAYIAERR; this comes from the coding sequence TTGAAGAACCTATCGACGCTTGCCGTCCTGCTGCTTGCCACCACAGCCTGCACTACGGTGGCCCCTGTTGCGCCCACATCTCCCCCGCCCGTCGCGGCCGTTCCTGCGCCAGCGCCTGCAGCGGATCCGGAGGCGGAGGACCGGCGGCTGACCGCCTTCTTGGACGCCGCCTTTGAAGAACAGGTCGCGCGCTCGCCGCAGGCGCTGACGTCGCTCGGCCGCAAGGTGCAGTACGACCGGCTCAACAACTACACGGACGAATACCGCCAGCAGGGGCTGGCGCTGGAGCAGGCCCAGCTGGCGCAGCTCCGCGCGCAGTTTGACCCGGCGAAGCTCACGCCCGCGGGACGGCTCAGCTATCGCTTGTTCGAAGAGGAAGTCGAGCAGGACGTCGCCGATTTCCGCTGGCGCTGGCACGGCTTCCCGGCGAGCACCAACGGCAGCCCGGCAGGTTCCATCCCCGTCTTCCTGATCAACCAGCATCGCGTGTCCACCGTCGCCGATGCCGAGGCCTATGTGTCGAGGCTTCGCGAAGTCGAACGGGTGATGGGCGAAATCACGGCGAATATGCGCCGGCAGGCGGCAATGGGGATGGTGCCGTCGACCTTCAACTTCGCTCCCGTCCGCAAGGATGCGGAGAAAGTGATTGCCGGAGCGCCATTCACGAAGGGCGCAGACGTGCCGGTGTTTGCCGACTTCAAGGCGAAGGTCGCAAAGCTCGACGTGCCTCAAGCAGAGAAAGACCGTCTGGTGGCAAGCGCGCGAGAGGCGCTCACCGGGCCCGTTCGCCGCGGGTACCAGACGTTCCTGACCACCTGGAGCGACCTCGAAGTGCAGGCCAAAGGCAATCGAGGTGCGTGGAGCCTGCCCGAGGGTGATGCTTATTACGCCAATCGACTTCAGGGCTCGACGACCACGGAGCTCAGCGCCGACCAGATCCATAACATCGGCCTTCAGCAGGTGGCGCGCCTCCATGGCGAGATGGAGCGGATCAAGCAGCAGGTCGGGTTCAAGGGAACGCTGCGCGAGTTCTTCGCGCACATTCTCAAAGAGCGGCAGTTCAAATATCCGAACACCGCCGCCGGGCGGGAGCAATATCTGGCCGATGGCCGCCGCTACATCGCCCAGGTGATGGCGGCGGCACCGCGATGGTTCCGGCGCTTGCCGAAGGCGCCGCTAGAAGTCCGCGCCGTCGAGACTTGGCGGCAGGACACCGCCGCCGTCGCTTTCTACAACAGCCCGTCGGAGGACGGTTCGCGGCCGGGCATCTACTACGTCAACCTGGCCGACATGAATCAGGTGGTGAAGCCCCAGACCGAGGCGATCAGCTATCACGAGGGCGCGCCCGGCCATCACTTCCAGATCGCGCTGGCGCAGGAGCTTCCGAACCTTCCGAAGTTCCGCCGCTTCGGCGGCTATGGCGCCTATGCCGAAGGCTGGGGCCTCTATGCCGAGGGCTTGGGCAAGGAGATGGGCTTCTACGACGATCCCTATTCCGAGTTCGGCATGTACTCGACGCAGCTTTGGCGCGCGGTCCGCCTGGTGCTCGATACGGGCATCCACTCCAAGCGTTGGACCCGCGAGCAGGCGATCGACTATTTCCGCACCAACGCCCTGCTCTCCGAGCGCGACGCGACCAAGGAAGTCGAGCGCTACTTCAACAATCCGGGCCAGGCGACCAGCTACATGGTCGGGCAGCTCAAGATTCTCGAGCTGCGGGACAAGGCGCGGCGAGAGCTTGGGCCGAAGTTCGACATCCGCGATTTCCACGCGGTCGTGCTCGAAAACGGTTCGCTCCCGCTCGACGTCCTAGAAGAGCTGGTGAACGCTTATATCGCCGAGCGCCGCTAG
- a CDS encoding NfeD family protein translates to MNGIDLDPEWLWLIGGVVLLIAELVAPGFWLAFVGVAAIATGVAAIALPIGVPLQLALFAALALLVTRVGSRRFYAARYDYSANPHLNDRVHQMLGRVVMVVEPVNSDGGRVRVGDSVWSARGSPASVGERVRIVDVEGNCLKVEPEHALPPS, encoded by the coding sequence ATGAACGGCATCGACCTCGATCCCGAATGGCTGTGGCTGATCGGCGGCGTGGTGCTGCTGATCGCCGAACTAGTCGCGCCTGGCTTCTGGCTCGCCTTCGTCGGTGTCGCGGCGATTGCGACAGGGGTCGCTGCCATCGCGCTGCCGATCGGCGTTCCGCTCCAGCTCGCGCTGTTCGCCGCCTTGGCGCTGCTCGTCACGCGCGTTGGCAGCCGCCGCTTCTACGCAGCCCGCTACGACTATAGCGCAAACCCGCACCTCAACGATCGCGTGCACCAGATGCTGGGCCGCGTCGTGATGGTGGTCGAACCCGTCAACTCCGACGGCGGCCGGGTGCGCGTCGGCGATAGCGTCTGGTCGGCGCGCGGCAGTCCCGCCTCGGTGGGCGAGCGCGTCCGCATCGTCGATGTCGAAGGCAATTGCCTGAAGGTCGAGCCGGAGCACGCCCTGCCGCCATCCTGA
- a CDS encoding tetratricopeptide repeat protein, whose product MQVFPRLLIAGLAAAALASPVIGQRADDQINPTSVELMQRGHALMAAGKLEDAAGMLETALAVDPRNRWAYVELARVAERQRLYGKAIRMTSKALAIEPNDVDAIAVQGEAMVELGAVARAQENLQKLQTLCARRACPQVAQLSSAISRGPTVAAAKTPDAPKSN is encoded by the coding sequence ATGCAGGTCTTTCCTCGTCTTCTGATTGCCGGCCTCGCGGCTGCCGCGCTTGCTTCGCCGGTTATCGGCCAGCGCGCAGACGACCAGATCAATCCGACGTCTGTCGAGCTGATGCAGCGCGGCCACGCGCTGATGGCTGCCGGCAAGCTGGAAGATGCGGCGGGGATGCTCGAGACCGCTCTGGCGGTCGATCCGCGCAATCGATGGGCTTATGTGGAGCTGGCCCGCGTCGCCGAGAGGCAGCGCCTCTATGGCAAGGCGATCCGCATGACGAGCAAGGCGCTCGCGATCGAGCCCAACGATGTCGACGCGATCGCCGTTCAGGGCGAAGCGATGGTCGAACTCGGCGCCGTCGCGCGCGCTCAGGAGAATTTGCAGAAGCTGCAGACGCTTTGCGCACGCCGGGCCTGTCCGCAGGTCGCGCAGCTCTCGTCGGCGATCTCGCGTGGGCCGACTGTCGCGGCCGCCAAGACCCCGGATGCGCCCAAGTCCAACTAG
- a CDS encoding RsmB/NOP family class I SAM-dependent RNA methyltransferase, whose product MTPAARLQAAIEVLDEVVASAREDGPPADAIVTRYFKTRRYAGSKDRRAVRELVFRAIRRSAKRPASGRAAVLGLAEEESALLELFGQPRGPEPLGDGETATEASFVPEWIVPRLSPLVEPEEWSALLERAPLDLRVNIARASREQLLSDIPDAEPTPISPWGIRLPPDSRVDDHAAFEAGLVEIQDEGSQLIALACAPEDGQRIVDLCAGAGGKALALAAAAPGSAILATDSNRARLANLDPRAERARAMIESRLLNPPRELDELDDVRGEADVVLVDAPCSGSGTWRRNPEGRWRLTPERLDRLLSVQERLLNIGAELVRPGGRLVYAVCSILTDEGAGQVERFLERHSSWISEGTGISAGRPDGAGFLLTPANDRTDGFFVARLRRPC is encoded by the coding sequence ATGACTCCCGCCGCACGCCTGCAGGCGGCGATCGAGGTGCTCGATGAGGTGGTCGCTTCCGCGCGCGAGGACGGCCCACCAGCGGACGCGATCGTCACGCGCTATTTCAAGACGCGGCGCTATGCCGGGTCGAAGGACAGGCGCGCAGTTCGCGAGCTGGTGTTCCGCGCGATCCGGCGTTCGGCCAAGCGGCCTGCAAGCGGCCGCGCTGCAGTGCTTGGGCTCGCGGAAGAGGAGTCGGCGCTGCTCGAATTGTTCGGGCAGCCTCGCGGGCCAGAGCCGCTGGGGGACGGCGAAACAGCGACAGAGGCCAGCTTTGTCCCCGAGTGGATCGTTCCCCGACTGTCGCCGCTCGTGGAACCGGAAGAATGGTCTGCGCTCCTAGAACGTGCGCCGCTGGACCTTCGGGTGAACATCGCCCGCGCCAGCCGTGAACAGCTGCTCTCCGACATTCCCGATGCTGAGCCGACGCCGATCAGTCCATGGGGCATCCGCTTGCCGCCCGACAGCCGTGTCGACGATCATGCGGCGTTCGAAGCCGGGCTGGTCGAGATCCAGGACGAGGGCAGCCAGCTGATCGCGCTCGCCTGTGCGCCCGAGGATGGGCAGCGGATTGTCGATCTGTGCGCCGGGGCCGGCGGTAAGGCGCTGGCGCTTGCCGCAGCCGCACCCGGTTCGGCGATCCTGGCGACGGACAGCAATCGCGCCCGTCTGGCGAACCTCGACCCGCGTGCGGAGCGGGCACGGGCCATGATCGAGAGCCGTCTCCTCAACCCCCCACGCGAGCTGGACGAGCTCGACGACGTGCGCGGCGAGGCGGATGTGGTGCTCGTCGACGCACCCTGCTCCGGCAGCGGTACCTGGCGCCGCAATCCGGAAGGGCGCTGGCGGCTGACGCCCGAGCGTCTTGATCGTCTGTTGAGCGTGCAGGAGCGGCTGCTCAACATCGGTGCCGAGTTGGTTCGCCCCGGCGGTCGCCTCGTCTATGCCGTTTGCTCGATCCTGACGGACGAAGGCGCAGGGCAGGTCGAGCGCTTTCTCGAGCGGCATTCATCCTGGATTAGTGAGGGAACCGGCATCAGTGCCGGACGTCCCGATGGGGCAGGTTTCCTGCTGACCCCGGCGAACGATCGCACCGACGGCTTTTTCGTCGCGCGGCTTCGCCGGCCATGCTAG
- a CDS encoding CoA ester lyase, translated as MMQAEAKNDGHADLFAVRSVLFLPASNPRAIAKAHDSAADLVVLDLEDAVKPADKASARTTAVEAVGGDWRMPVAIRINGAGTEWHSLDLDAVAASSADFVVVPRAASAHLIGDVRNTTSKPVLAMIETAAGVLAAADIGPETAGLIAGTNDLRADLRLPLSADRQPISAALQLIVLAARAAGVPVFDGVFNGLADAEGLLREAEDGRRLGFDGKSLIHPDQIEPCHRAFAPSGEEVNRAQALVDAFQGGAERFGDEMIERMHVESARRVLQRAGA; from the coding sequence ATGATGCAAGCGGAAGCGAAAAACGACGGGCATGCGGACCTGTTTGCGGTGCGGTCGGTGCTATTCCTGCCGGCGTCCAACCCCCGGGCGATCGCCAAGGCGCACGACAGCGCCGCCGACCTGGTGGTGCTCGACCTCGAAGACGCCGTGAAACCGGCTGACAAGGCGAGTGCGCGCACCACGGCCGTAGAGGCCGTCGGCGGCGACTGGCGCATGCCGGTGGCTATTCGGATCAACGGCGCCGGCACTGAATGGCACTCGCTGGACCTGGATGCCGTGGCTGCTTCGAGCGCCGACTTTGTGGTCGTTCCGCGGGCCGCATCGGCTCATCTGATCGGCGACGTGCGGAACACCACCTCCAAGCCGGTGCTGGCGATGATCGAAACGGCTGCCGGAGTGCTTGCTGCTGCCGACATCGGACCGGAGACTGCGGGCCTGATTGCCGGCACGAACGATCTTCGCGCCGACCTCCGTTTGCCGCTATCCGCCGACCGCCAGCCGATTTCCGCCGCGCTGCAGTTGATCGTCTTGGCTGCCCGAGCGGCGGGCGTTCCGGTGTTCGACGGCGTGTTCAACGGACTTGCCGATGCGGAAGGCTTGCTGCGCGAGGCCGAGGACGGCCGGCGCTTGGGGTTCGACGGCAAGAGCCTGATCCACCCCGACCAGATCGAGCCATGCCACCGCGCATTCGCCCCGAGCGGCGAGGAGGTCAATCGGGCACAGGCGCTGGTCGACGCCTTCCAGGGCGGGGCCGAGAGATTCGGCGATGAGATGATCGAGCGCATGCACGTGGAGTCCGCGCGGCGGGTGCTTCAGCGCGCCGGCGCTTGA
- a CDS encoding DUF885 domain-containing protein, which produces MLATAAIPAFPTVASAQAVNQEADARASALLDDVATRLLNHYPESATSLGIDKGEHAGLRSRLTDRSGIGQQRLAQTLRADLAQVNAVDVAPLSHSVRTSVEVVRSAYSTSLEGFMLPYGDVSVGGWRNTPYVVIQNVGAYLDVPRFLDADHPINDAADAQAYLARVQSYAQQLDNELGRVIAYRYKGLIPPAFLIDKALNQLQASSKAAHEGSSGIIESIERRTRQKNIAGNWAERARAIVQKNVAPALDRQIAELKLQRGLASDAPGISARPNGDDYYRWALKASTTTRMTPDEVHQMGLEELRALQGRMDPILKSLGYTKGSVGERMQALGRDPRYKFSPGDKGRAEIMAFIEERLRIIRTKLPQMFNTQVRGNLAVRRLPPEEEPGAPGAYGGAGSIDGSIPGKFWINLRSTDLHTKFDLPDLTHHEAIPGHVWQGEYANKLPLIRSLLSFNAYSEGWALYAQQLADEFGAYDDFPAGRLGYLQGIAFRACRLVVDTGLHAKNWSREQAVRFFIDENGTKEPEARSEVDRYCSWPGQACGYKVGHSEINRQRERAKAALGAGFNIKAFNDALVLGGNVPMDVLAKNVDQYVAGAKR; this is translated from the coding sequence ATGCTCGCTACGGCGGCTATCCCTGCGTTTCCGACCGTGGCGTCGGCGCAAGCCGTCAACCAGGAAGCGGATGCGCGGGCCAGCGCCCTTCTCGACGACGTCGCGACGCGCTTGCTCAACCACTATCCCGAAAGCGCCACCTCACTCGGCATCGACAAGGGCGAGCATGCCGGGCTGCGGTCGCGGCTGACCGACCGGTCCGGCATCGGCCAGCAACGGCTGGCGCAAACCCTCCGCGCCGATCTCGCCCAGGTGAATGCAGTCGACGTGGCGCCCCTCTCCCACTCGGTCCGCACCAGCGTGGAAGTGGTGCGCAGCGCTTATTCGACGTCGCTTGAAGGGTTCATGCTCCCCTACGGCGACGTGTCGGTCGGTGGGTGGCGCAACACGCCCTACGTCGTCATTCAGAATGTTGGCGCCTACCTCGACGTGCCGCGCTTCCTCGATGCCGACCATCCGATCAACGACGCCGCCGACGCACAAGCATATCTCGCGCGGGTCCAGTCCTACGCGCAGCAGCTCGACAATGAGCTCGGACGAGTCATCGCCTACCGCTACAAAGGCTTGATCCCGCCGGCGTTCCTGATCGACAAGGCGCTGAACCAGCTCCAGGCGTCATCCAAGGCAGCGCATGAGGGCTCAAGCGGTATCATCGAGTCCATCGAGCGGCGCACGCGGCAGAAGAACATCGCAGGCAATTGGGCCGAGCGCGCCCGCGCCATCGTCCAGAAGAACGTTGCTCCGGCGCTCGATCGGCAGATCGCCGAGCTGAAGCTGCAGCGCGGGCTAGCCAGCGACGCGCCGGGCATCTCGGCGCGTCCGAATGGGGACGATTACTACCGCTGGGCCCTCAAGGCTTCGACCACGACCAGGATGACGCCTGACGAGGTCCACCAGATGGGCCTTGAGGAGTTGCGCGCGCTTCAAGGGCGCATGGACCCGATCCTGAAGAGCCTCGGCTACACGAAGGGGTCGGTGGGCGAGCGGATGCAGGCGCTCGGACGCGACCCGCGCTACAAATTTTCGCCAGGCGACAAGGGCCGGGCCGAGATCATGGCTTTCATCGAAGAGCGGCTGCGCATCATCCGCACCAAGCTGCCGCAGATGTTCAACACCCAGGTCCGCGGCAATCTCGCGGTTCGCCGGCTGCCTCCGGAAGAAGAACCCGGCGCGCCGGGCGCGTACGGGGGAGCCGGTTCGATCGATGGGTCCATCCCGGGTAAATTCTGGATCAACCTCCGGTCGACCGACCTCCACACGAAGTTCGACCTGCCTGACCTCACGCACCACGAAGCGATCCCCGGTCACGTCTGGCAGGGCGAATATGCGAACAAGCTGCCGCTGATCCGCAGCCTCCTTTCCTTCAACGCTTATTCGGAAGGTTGGGCGCTCTACGCGCAGCAGCTGGCTGATGAATTTGGGGCTTATGACGACTTCCCCGCAGGGCGCCTTGGCTATCTTCAGGGCATCGCGTTCCGCGCGTGCCGGCTGGTCGTCGATACGGGGCTTCACGCCAAGAATTGGAGCCGCGAGCAGGCGGTGCGCTTCTTCATCGACGAGAACGGCACCAAGGAGCCGGAAGCGCGCAGCGAAGTCGACCGCTATTGCAGCTGGCCGGGCCAGGCCTGCGGCTACAAGGTCGGCCACAGCGAAATCAATCGCCAGCGCGAGCGCGCCAAGGCCGCCCTAGGCGCCGGTTTCAACATCAAGGCCTTCAACGATGCGCTGGTCCTCGGCGGCAATGTGCCGATGGACGTGCTCGCCAAGAACGTGGATCAATATGTCGCCGGCGCGAAGCGCTGA
- the rsmA gene encoding 16S rRNA (adenine(1518)-N(6)/adenine(1519)-N(6))-dimethyltransferase RsmA, which produces MSADPEPLRQVIARHGLSASKALGQNFILDRQLLARIAAIPGSLDGERVYEVGPGPGGLTRALLDTGAVVTAVERDRRCLPALAELEEEFAGRLTVLEADAMQVQERELVGEGAHVVANLPYNVGTALLLRWLSGPWPPWWRSLTLMFQKEVADRIVAAPGSDAYGRLSVAAQWRTRARIAMTVSRSAFVPPPKVTSAVVHLVPTEQPEGIDPAIIERLTEAAFGQRRKMLRSSLKQMDGALEAAERVGIDLQRRAETVSVSEWVGLARALS; this is translated from the coding sequence TTGAGCGCCGATCCTGAGCCACTGCGTCAGGTCATCGCCCGCCATGGCCTCAGCGCAAGCAAGGCGCTCGGGCAGAACTTCATCCTCGACCGGCAGCTGCTCGCGCGCATCGCGGCCATTCCCGGCAGCCTGGACGGCGAACGGGTTTACGAAGTCGGCCCCGGGCCGGGTGGGTTGACGCGCGCGCTGCTCGATACCGGTGCCGTTGTAACGGCAGTCGAACGCGACCGCCGCTGCCTCCCTGCCCTGGCCGAACTGGAAGAGGAATTTGCCGGCCGGCTCACCGTCCTGGAGGCAGATGCGATGCAGGTTCAGGAGCGCGAACTGGTCGGCGAAGGCGCACATGTCGTGGCGAACCTGCCGTACAATGTCGGCACGGCGCTGCTGCTGCGCTGGCTCTCAGGCCCCTGGCCGCCGTGGTGGCGCTCGCTCACGCTCATGTTCCAGAAGGAAGTGGCGGATCGGATCGTCGCTGCGCCCGGCAGTGATGCTTATGGGCGTTTGTCGGTCGCAGCGCAGTGGCGCACGCGGGCGCGCATCGCCATGACCGTCAGCCGCTCGGCCTTCGTGCCACCGCCGAAGGTCACGTCGGCGGTCGTGCACCTTGTTCCCACCGAGCAGCCCGAGGGCATCGACCCAGCCATTATCGAGAGGCTCACGGAAGCAGCTTTCGGGCAGCGGAGGAAAATGCTCCGATCGAGCCTCAAGCAGATGGACGGCGCACTCGAAGCGGCAGAACGGGTCGGGATCGACCTTCAGCGCCGCGCGGAGACGGTCTCGGTCAGCGAATGGGTCGGGCTCGCAAGAGCCCTATCCTAG
- the guaB gene encoding IMP dehydrogenase: MAQLNSASDIPLGLTFDDVLLQPLQSSVLPSQAETKTFLTREIPLNIPILSSAMDTVTEADMAIAMAQLGGIGVLHRNLGVDEQAAAVRQVKRFESGMVVNPITMTPDQTLAEALELMKANRISGIPIVEQSGKLAGILTNRDVRFAENPRQKVSELMTRDNLATVRVGTSQEEARRILHQRRIEKLLVVDEGNHCVGLITVKDIEKAVAAPFATKDGEGRLRVAAATTVGDKGFERSEALIEAGCDCIVIDTAHGHNVDVSKAVERVKSLSNSVQVVAGNVATTDAAKALADAGADAIKVGIGPGSICTTRIVAGVGVPQLTAVMEACRGAGNVPVIADGGIRTSGDIAKALAAGASTVMVGSLLAGTEEAPGETFLYQGRSYKSYRGMGSVGAMARGSADRYFQQDIKDHLKLVPEGIEGQVPYKGPVREIIHQLVGGVKAAMGYTGSTSIAELRERARFVRITNAGLSESHVHDVAITREAPNYPTR, from the coding sequence ATGGCCCAACTCAATAGCGCATCTGACATCCCGCTTGGACTGACGTTCGACGACGTTCTCCTGCAGCCGCTGCAATCTTCGGTCCTGCCGAGCCAGGCGGAAACGAAGACCTTCCTGACCCGCGAGATACCGCTGAACATCCCGATCCTGTCTTCGGCGATGGACACGGTGACCGAAGCCGACATGGCCATCGCAATGGCCCAGCTTGGCGGCATCGGCGTCCTTCACCGCAACCTTGGCGTCGATGAACAAGCTGCCGCTGTGCGCCAGGTGAAGCGGTTCGAAAGCGGCATGGTCGTCAACCCGATCACCATGACTCCGGACCAGACGCTCGCCGAAGCGCTGGAGCTGATGAAGGCGAACCGCATCAGCGGCATCCCGATCGTCGAACAATCGGGCAAGCTTGCGGGCATCCTCACTAACCGCGACGTGCGCTTTGCGGAAAACCCGCGCCAGAAGGTCAGCGAGCTGATGACGCGGGACAATCTCGCGACGGTTCGTGTCGGGACCAGCCAGGAGGAAGCGCGGCGGATTCTTCACCAGCGCCGCATCGAAAAACTGCTCGTGGTCGACGAGGGCAACCACTGCGTCGGGCTGATCACCGTCAAGGACATCGAGAAGGCGGTCGCGGCTCCGTTCGCCACCAAGGACGGGGAGGGCCGCCTTCGCGTTGCGGCCGCCACCACGGTGGGCGACAAGGGTTTCGAGCGCTCCGAAGCGCTGATCGAGGCCGGCTGCGACTGCATCGTTATCGACACCGCGCACGGGCATAATGTCGACGTGTCGAAGGCCGTCGAGCGGGTAAAATCGCTCTCGAACTCGGTGCAGGTGGTCGCCGGTAATGTGGCGACCACCGACGCAGCCAAGGCGCTAGCCGACGCCGGCGCCGATGCGATCAAGGTCGGCATCGGCCCGGGCTCGATCTGCACAACGCGGATCGTCGCCGGTGTCGGCGTTCCGCAGCTGACGGCAGTAATGGAGGCTTGCCGCGGCGCCGGAAACGTGCCGGTCATCGCCGATGGCGGCATCCGCACTAGCGGCGACATCGCCAAGGCGCTTGCCGCAGGCGCGTCGACCGTGATGGTCGGCTCGCTGCTCGCCGGGACCGAGGAAGCGCCGGGCGAAACCTTCCTGTACCAGGGGCGCAGCTACAAATCCTACCGCGGCATGGGCTCGGTGGGTGCCATGGCGCGCGGGTCGGCGGACCGCTATTTCCAGCAGGACATCAAGGATCATCTGAAGCTGGTGCCCGAAGGAATCGAGGGGCAGGTGCCTTACAAGGGTCCGGTTCGCGAGATCATCCACCAGCTGGTCGGCGGCGTGAAGGCGGCGATGGGCTATACCGGATCGACGAGCATTGCCGAGCTGCGCGAGCGGGCGCGGTTCGTTCGGATTACCAATGCTGGCCTGTCCGAAAGCCACGTCCACGACGTCGCGATCACGCGCGAGGCGCCCAACTATCCGACGCGGTAA